One window of Verrucomicrobiota bacterium genomic DNA carries:
- a CDS encoding bifunctional oligoribonuclease/PAP phosphatase NrnA → MIRSRAEIASCKSSTNSNGRPCLMKAHPKIVDRILEGIRDSRTVCVVGHIRPDGDCIGSQLGLTLALHNEGKEVVCWNQDRLPQKLLFLDPQKRVQPPEKGLQFDCVIATDCASFERLGAVGDCIKKRKLFINIDHHESNTRYGDLNWVSAKAPSTGELIYHLLRAANWPITPAISDCLFTAVSTDTGSFQYPTTRPATYHVAAELVKRGANLAKICDEVYQSFPLPRVRLLKLLYNRFRLTHENRIAYFWLKKADYARTGADPMDSEGLIDHIRAIEPVVVACVFEEIEPELTRISLRSKSDHVNVNDIASQFGGGGHQAAAGARIPGRPLSVQRQVISAIKKALNSKH, encoded by the coding sequence ATGATTCGGTCCCGCGCGGAAATCGCGTCCTGCAAATCCTCGACGAACTCGAACGGTCGTCCCTGCCTCATGAAGGCCCACCCCAAGATCGTTGATCGCATACTGGAGGGGATTCGAGACAGCCGGACGGTTTGCGTCGTCGGCCACATCCGCCCGGACGGCGATTGCATCGGCTCCCAACTCGGCCTGACGCTCGCTCTTCACAATGAGGGCAAGGAGGTCGTTTGCTGGAACCAGGATCGCCTTCCGCAAAAGCTGCTCTTTCTCGACCCGCAAAAACGGGTCCAGCCGCCGGAAAAAGGCCTGCAGTTTGATTGTGTCATCGCCACGGACTGCGCCAGCTTCGAACGGCTCGGCGCCGTCGGCGACTGCATCAAAAAAAGAAAGCTCTTCATCAACATCGACCATCACGAAAGCAACACGCGCTACGGCGACTTGAATTGGGTCTCCGCGAAAGCGCCTTCGACCGGGGAATTGATCTACCACCTGCTGCGTGCCGCCAATTGGCCGATTACGCCGGCTATCAGTGACTGTTTGTTCACGGCCGTGTCCACCGACACCGGTTCGTTTCAATATCCCACCACGCGCCCCGCCACCTATCACGTCGCCGCGGAATTAGTCAAACGCGGCGCGAACCTGGCGAAGATTTGCGATGAAGTCTATCAATCGTTTCCGCTGCCTCGCGTCCGCTTGCTGAAGCTGCTTTATAACCGCTTTCGCCTCACCCACGAAAACCGGATCGCTTATTTCTGGCTCAAGAAAGCCGATTACGCTCGCACCGGCGCGGACCCGATGGATTCCGAAGGTTTGATCGACCATATTCGCGCCATTGAACCCGTGGTCGTCGCATGCGTGTTCGAGGAGATTGAGCCCGAACTCACGCGCATCAGCCTTCGATCCAAGAGTGATCACGTGAACGTCAACGACATCGCCAGCCAGTTCGGCGGCGGCGGACACCAGGCGGCGGCGGGTGCGCGGATTCCAGGGCGGCCGCTCTCGGTACAGCGGCAAGTGATCTCCGCCATCAAGAAAGCGCTGAATTCGAAACATTAA
- the rbfA gene encoding 30S ribosome-binding factor RbfA, producing MSSLRIERVRELLKRQLGEVIRRELPLSEVGMLTVNDVEVTRDLQSATVYVGFVGSEEQRKKGLDLLQKERKRIQGLVARAVVLKYTPLLRFVLDDSVPRGNRVLQILDELERSSLPHEGPPQDR from the coding sequence ATGTCTTCTCTCCGAATCGAACGCGTGCGGGAGCTTTTGAAGCGCCAACTGGGCGAGGTCATTCGCCGCGAACTGCCCTTGAGTGAAGTCGGAATGCTGACGGTCAACGACGTGGAGGTAACGCGCGATCTCCAATCCGCCACCGTTTATGTGGGCTTCGTCGGCAGCGAAGAACAGAGGAAGAAAGGCCTCGATCTGCTCCAGAAAGAGCGCAAACGCATCCAGGGTTTGGTGGCCCGCGCCGTCGTTCTGAAATACACTCCGCTGCTCCGGTTTGTCCTGGATGATTCGGTCCCGCGCGGAAATCGCGTCCTGCAAATCCTCGACGAACTCGAACGGTCGTCCCTGCCTCATGAAGGCCCACCCCAAGATCGTTGA